The proteins below are encoded in one region of Synchiropus splendidus isolate RoL2022-P1 chromosome 13, RoL_Sspl_1.0, whole genome shotgun sequence:
- the LOC128769305 gene encoding eukaryotic translation initiation factor 4 gamma 1-like isoform X2: MNKPPQPITGPTSVPNPAPSPGLTQAAYGPGQPPSLVFATPPPPQMNSAPQPRQFAAGPRTLHQQGYYPSRPTMPTSATRVQTSSGPRAVGPTHVYPSSSQMMMISQQPHPFSGPPQSYFISPYRPPYMAPTQQYPVTSGTAGFYPGTSPAEYQPYEPSLAARERRGGGGRGGGRENGRLALHGAPLTSQRYPGPYYPTQPPFSPSVQPTPAMINPGQQQQQAPPPQQPPAQPQGPPKRERKPITIRDPNQGGRDITDEIMSGGLSSSTPTPPQTSIIDASLPQTNGEVIQSVTIATSRDDSEESSASIETPPPPALANPQPLPEAKEDNCQETMPADIVQSDDPPPSTEVLPVTVKEPELAVSIAPTEVASTAPPDVAVDPVGVELGDTVDAPVAPSATEVKSEELQNDTVTAEKATEEKVENTEKREAVKPEPIAVEEPEAEAATTVSPASATQDTTPTETESERAVEEPAPLTQNASSEPEPEPTVPAETPLSNGIPQDPESEDLALSHTTPVDKPVSSQSQESTPVTKTAPLVQEEKVEKKQNHTEGNKKGEHVPPATATSSTQESTMQAATSVPKKRRNMKEINKKEAIGDLLDAFTEEPEAKPVPEPLPAQPDPVPVAPAEPPAEVADETWEEKEDKLNAEPEKSKPSADSNDKKYDYKEEQWKPINTEDKKRYDRDFLLGFQFSSASMNKPEGLPVISDVVLDKINKTPLRPVDPTRLINMGPDFTPSFLGNLGSRSGTGPRGPPPGPRRSQQGQRKEPRKIISSMSLSDDVQLKKAENAWKPTVKKPRGRGEDGEEEDPNAAKTQEVFKRLRSILNKLTPQKFQDLMKQVSDLPIDTEERLKGAIDLIFEKAISEPNFSVAYANMCRCLLGLKVPNVDAPGEFVNFRKLLLNRCQKEFEKDQDDDEIFELKMKEMEAAKDDEERERLRVELEDARDKARRRSLGNIKFIGELFKLKMLTEPIMHDCVVKLLKNHDEESLECLCRLLSTIGKDLDFEKAKPRMDQYFNQMDKIIKERKTSSRIRFMLQDVLDLRKSNWVPRRADQGPKTIDQIHKEAEMEEHREQIKVQQAMLSRGGGGGGERGGGGGGGGGGGRMDRNMGGRGPHSQGGQRSQPQDEGWNTVPISKNRPIDTTRLSKITKPGALDLNNQLLAPGGKGMWGSWGKGSSGGSGAKPASGDQDSGRPATSTLNRFSALQQSGSLMSADSDRRVPQRSSSSRERGGDRDRSDRDRYDRFDRGMGRDDRGSRNQITKRSFSRETEERGGRGGDSRASNEPVRRVASMTDDRDRGSRDRGSRDRGSRDRGAWERGPSKDLPVKRESAPTPPPVSKPALSEEELEKKAHAIIEEYLHINDMKEALQCVTELNSTSLLFVFVRSGVDSTLERSAAARERMGLLLCELVKAGTLSPAQFYKGLQETLEVAEDMAIDIPHIWLYLAELIAPMLHEGGIPMAVLFRELSKPLLPLEKAGVLLVQILKLLCKGMTPKKVGAMWSDAGLSWTEFLPKDEDVSKFVAAQNVEFTTGEEESKGPVKKKVLSGEELSKQLDRLLQDKANNQRIRDWVEANLEEQQVASNQFVRALMTSVCQSSIICDNPYKVDAQQIKQRASLLQPYLCDEEKELQALYALQALMVHMEQPANLLRMFFDALYDEDVIKEDAFYKWETSKDPAEQTGKGVALKSVTAFFTWLREAEEESDKE, encoded by the exons ATGAACAAACCACCTCAGCCTATCACGGGACCCACCTCTGTCCCAAACCCTGCCCCCTCCCCTGGATTGACCCAG GCCGCATACGGACCTGGACAGCCCCCGTCTCTTGTCTTCGccactcctcctccaccacagatGAATTCTGCACCGCAGCCAAGACAG TTTGCTGCTGGCCCCCGTACTTTACACCAACAG GGTTACTATCCAAGCCGCCCCACAATGCCCACGAGCGCAACAAGAGTACAGACGAGTAGCGGCCCTCGAGCTGTTGGACCCACTCATGTCTACCCTTCAAGCtcccagatgatgatgatatcaCAGCAGCCGCACCCTTTCTCTGGCCCACCACAAAGCTACTTCATTTCCCCG TACCGGCCGCCGTACATGGCACCAACGCAACAATATCCGGTCACCAGCGGGACTGCTGGCTTCTATCCTGGAACCAGCCCAGCCGAATACCAACCATATG AGCCCTCTCTTGCTGCGAGGGAGAGGCGGGGTGgtggggggagaggaggaggccgTGAGAACGGCCGCCTCGCTCTCCACGGAGCTCCTCTCACCTCCCAGCGCTACCCCG GGCCGTACTATCCGACCCAGCCACCGTTCTCTCCTTCAGTCCAGCCCACCCCGGCCATGATCAACCCAGgccagcaacagcagcaagcTCCGCCTCCTCAGCAGCCACCGGCTCAGCCACAAGGCCCACCAAAGAGGGAACGCAAACCG ATCACAATACGAGACCCCAACCAGGGCGGGCGTGACATCACAGATGAGATAATGTCAGGTGGACTGTCCAGTTCGACACCAACTCCCCCACAG ACATCCATAATTGATGCGAGTCTTCCACAAACAAACGGTGAAGTTATCCAGTCTGTCACCATAGCGACAAGCAGAG ACGACAGTGAGGAATCATCTGCAAGCATTGAAACCCCACCGCCACCTGCTTTGGCAAACCCACAGCCTCTGCCTGAAGCCAAGGAAGATAACTGCCAGGAGACGATGCCTGCAGACATAGTACAATCTGATGACCCTCCTCCGTCCACAGAGGTTCTGCCTGTGACAGTTAAGGAGCCGGAGTTGGCTGTTTCTATAGCCCCCACTGAGGTCGCATCAACGGCACCTCCTGATGTGGCCGTCGATCCAGTAGGTGTCGAACTCGGAGACACAGTCGATGCACCTGTTGCACCCTCAGCTACCGAGGTGAAATCAGAAGAGCTACAAAATGACACCGTCACAGCCGAAAAGGCAACAGAGGAAAAAGtagaaaacacagaaaagagAGAAGCAGTCAAGCCAGAGCCCATTGCAGTCGAAGAGCCTGAAGCCGAGGCCGCCACAACAGTTAGTCCTGCGAGTGCGACGCAGGACACAACGCCAACCGAAACCGAGTCTGAGCGTGCAGTTGAGGAGCCAGCTCCACTGACCCAGAACGCTTCTAGTGAACCTGAACCAGAACCAACTGTACCAGCCGAGACTCCTCTCTCCAACGGTATTCCTCAGGATCCGGAGTCCGAGGACCTGGCACTCAGTCACACCACACCTGTCGACAAGCCAGTCTCATCACAATCTCAGGAATCTACACCTGTCACTAAAACAGCCCCTCTAGTccaggaggagaaggtggagaaaaaacagaatcacacCGAGGGAAACAAGAAGGGTGAGCATGTCCCTCCTGCCACTGCTACCTCCTCCACACAAGAATCTACTATGCAAG CTGCTACATCTGTGCCAAAGAAGAGGAGAAACATGAAAGAGATCAACAAAAAAGAGGCCATAGGAGACCTCTTGGATGCCTTCACAGAG GAACCAGAAGCCAAGCCAGTCCCTGAACCTTTACCAGCTCAGCCTGATCCTGTACCTGTTGCTCCAGCTGAACCTCCTGCTGAGGTGGCTGATGAGACctgggaggagaaagaggacaAGCTGAATGCAGAGCCCGAGAAGAGCAAACCCTCGGCCGATTCGAATGACAAGAAATATGACTATAAAGAAG AGCAGTGGAAGCCCATTAACACTGAAGATAAGAAGCGGTACGACCGGGACTTCCTCCTCGGCTTCCAGTTCAGTAGCGCCAGTATGAATAAGCCAGAAGGCCTGCCAGTCATCAGTGATGTGGTTTTGGACAAG ATAAACAAGACGCCGCTTCGACCTGTCGACCCAACTCGGCTCATAAACATGGGTCCTGATTTCACCCCTTCATTTTTGGGAAATCTTGGGAGCAGATCGGGGACTGGACCACGAGGACCT CCTCCTGGCCCACGGCGCTCTCAGCAGGGTCAGCGCAAGGAGCCGAGGAAAATCATCAGCAGCATGTCTCTCAGTGATGATGTCCAGCTTAAGAAGGCAGAGAACGCTTGGAAGCCCACGGTGAAGAAGCCACGGGGGCGCGGAGAagatggggaggaagaggaCCCCAATGCTGCCAAAACTCAGGAAGTGTTCAAACGCCTGCGCAGTATCCTCAACAAACTCACGCCGCAGAAGTTCCAGGATCTCATGAAGCAAGTGTCCGACCTGCCCATAGACACAGAGGAGAGGCTGAAGGGAGCAATAGACCTAATCTTTGAAAAAGCCATCTCAGAACCCAACTTCTCCGTGGCCTATGCCAACATGTGCCGCTGTCTTTTGGGG CTCAAAGTCCCAAATGTAGATGCACCAGGAGAGTTTGTGAACTTCCGCAAGCTCCTCCTCAACCGCTGCCAGAAAGAGTTTGAGAAGGATCAAGATGACGACGAGATATTTGAGCTCAAGATGAAGGAGATGGAGGCAGCCAAAGAC GACGAGGAGCGCGAGCGCCTGAGGGTGGAGCTTGAGGACGCCAGGGACAAGGCTCGACGTCGGTCATTGGGAAACATCAAGTTTATTGGAGAGCTCTTCAAGCTAAAGATGCTAACAGAGCCTATCATGCACGACTGTGTGGTCAAACTACTGAAGAATCACGACGAGGAGTCGCTAGAATGTCTATGCAGGCTTCTGTCCACAATTGGCAAGGACCTGGACTTCGAGAAGGCCAAG CCTCGAATGGATCAATATTTCAACCAGATGGACAAGATCATCAAAGAGAGGAAAACCTCATCGAGAATTCGGTTCATGCTGCAGGATGTCTTGGACCTAAGAAAA AGTAACTGGGTGCCCCGGAGAGCCGACCAGGGCCCCAAAACCATCGACCAGATTCACAAGGAGGCCGAAATGGAAGAGCACAGAGAGCAGATTAAAGTCCAGCAGGCGATGCTGTCCAGAGGTGGCGGAGGTGGGGGTGAACGAGGaggtggcggcggcggtggcggaggaggtggcagGATGGATAGAAACATGGGGGGCAGAGGACCCCACTCACAGGGAGGTCAGAGAAGCCAGCCCCAAGATGAGGGCTGGAACACTGTACCCATCTCCAAGAACAGACCCATCGACACCACCCGCCTTAGCAAGATCACAAAG CCTGGtgctttggacttgaacaatcaGCTTTTGGCTCCTGGAGGTAAAGGCATGTGGGGCAGTTGGGGCAAAGGAAGCAGTGGAGGTTCAGGAGCTAAACCAGCTAGTGGAGATCAAG ACTCCGGCCGTCCTGCGACAAGCACGCTCAACCGCTTCTCTGCCCTCCAGCAGTCGGGCTCTCTGATGTCAGCAGACTCTGACCGCAGAGTACCCCAGAGGTCCAGCTCCAGCCGTGAGCGCGGCGGGGACAGAGACCGGTCCGACCGGGACCGCTACGACCGGTTCGACCGCGGGATGGGCCGCGACGACCGAGGCAGCCGTAACCAAATCACCAAGAGAAGCTtcagcagagagacagaggagcgCGGCGGCAGGGGCGGAGACAGCCGGGCCTCCAACGAACCTGTGCGCCGCGTCGCCAGCATGACCGACGACCGAGACCGGGGCAGTCGGGACAGAGGCAGTCGGGACCGGGGGAGCAGAGACAGGGGAGCCTGGGAGAGGGGCCCCAGCAAGGACCTTCCAG tCAAACGCGAGAGTGCACCGACTCCTCCTCCGGTTTCTAAACCTGCTCTATCTGAAGAGGAGTTGGAGAAGAAAGCCCACGCCATCATCGAGGAGTACCTGCACATAAACGACATGAAG GAGGCCTTGCAGTGCGTGACAGAGCTCAACAGCACCTCCCTGCTCTTCGTGTTTGTGCGGAGCGGCGTGGACTCCACGCTGGAGCGCAGCGCCGCGGCCCGTGAGCGCATGgggctgctgctgtgtgagcTGGTGAAGGCTGGAACGCTGAGCCCCGCACAGTTCTACAAAGG GCTACAGGAAACCCTTGAAGTGGCCGAAGACATGGCCATCGACATCCCTCACATCTGGCTCTACCTTGCGGAGCTCATCGCCCCCATGCTCCATGAGGGAGGTATCCCCATGGCAGTGCTCTTCAG GGAGCTCTCGAAGCCTCTGTTGCCTCTGGAGAAAGCTGGTGTGCTGCTGGTTCAAATCCTCAAGTTGCTCTGCAAAGGGATG ACTCCTAAAAAGGTGGGCGCCATGTGGAGCGACGCCGGGCTGAGCTGGACGGAGTTCCTGCCCAAGGACGAAGACGTGAGCAAGTTCGTCGCTGCTCAG AATGTGGAGTTCACGACAGGAGAGGAGGAATCCAAGGGGCCCGTGAAGAAGAAGGTTCTGAGCGGAGAGGAGCTCAGCAAGCAGCTGGACAGACTCCTGCAGGACAAGGCCAACAACCAGCGCATCAGAGACTGGGTGGAG GCcaacctggaggagcagcaagTGGCTTCCAACCAGTTTGTCCGAGCCTTGATGACGTCCGTGTGTCAGTCTTCTATCATAT GTGATAACCCGTACAAGGTGGACGCCCAGCAGATCAAGCAGAGAGCCAGTCTGCTGCAGCCGTATCTGTGTGACgaggagaaggagctgcaggctcTCTACGCTCTCCAGGCTCTGATGGTACACATGGAGCAGCCTGCAA ATCTGCTGCGGATGTTTTTCGACGCCCTGTACGACGAGGACGTGATCAAAGAGGATGCCTTCTACAAGTGGGAAACCAGCAAAGACCCGGCGGAACAGACCGGCAAAGGTGTGGCCTTGAAATCAGTGACGGCCTTCTTCACTTGGCTCCgtgaggcggaggaggagtCCGACAAGGAGTGA
- the LOC128769305 gene encoding eukaryotic translation initiation factor 4 gamma 1-like isoform X1: MNKPPQPITGPTSVPNPAPSPGLTQAAYGPGQPPSLVFATPPPPQMNSAPQPRQFAAGPRTLHQQGGYRALQGYYPSRPTMPTSATRVQTSSGPRAVGPTHVYPSSSQMMMISQQPHPFSGPPQSYFISPYRPPYMAPTQQYPVTSGTAGFYPGTSPAEYQPYEPSLAARERRGGGGRGGGRENGRLALHGAPLTSQRYPGPYYPTQPPFSPSVQPTPAMINPGQQQQQAPPPQQPPAQPQGPPKRERKPITIRDPNQGGRDITDEIMSGGLSSSTPTPPQTSIIDASLPQTNGEVIQSVTIATSRDDSEESSASIETPPPPALANPQPLPEAKEDNCQETMPADIVQSDDPPPSTEVLPVTVKEPELAVSIAPTEVASTAPPDVAVDPVGVELGDTVDAPVAPSATEVKSEELQNDTVTAEKATEEKVENTEKREAVKPEPIAVEEPEAEAATTVSPASATQDTTPTETESERAVEEPAPLTQNASSEPEPEPTVPAETPLSNGIPQDPESEDLALSHTTPVDKPVSSQSQESTPVTKTAPLVQEEKVEKKQNHTEGNKKGEHVPPATATSSTQESTMQAATSVPKKRRNMKEINKKEAIGDLLDAFTEEPEAKPVPEPLPAQPDPVPVAPAEPPAEVADETWEEKEDKLNAEPEKSKPSADSNDKKYDYKEEQWKPINTEDKKRYDRDFLLGFQFSSASMNKPEGLPVISDVVLDKINKTPLRPVDPTRLINMGPDFTPSFLGNLGSRSGTGPRGPPPGPRRSQQGQRKEPRKIISSMSLSDDVQLKKAENAWKPTVKKPRGRGEDGEEEDPNAAKTQEVFKRLRSILNKLTPQKFQDLMKQVSDLPIDTEERLKGAIDLIFEKAISEPNFSVAYANMCRCLLGLKVPNVDAPGEFVNFRKLLLNRCQKEFEKDQDDDEIFELKMKEMEAAKDDEERERLRVELEDARDKARRRSLGNIKFIGELFKLKMLTEPIMHDCVVKLLKNHDEESLECLCRLLSTIGKDLDFEKAKPRMDQYFNQMDKIIKERKTSSRIRFMLQDVLDLRKSNWVPRRADQGPKTIDQIHKEAEMEEHREQIKVQQAMLSRGGGGGGERGGGGGGGGGGGRMDRNMGGRGPHSQGGQRSQPQDEGWNTVPISKNRPIDTTRLSKITKPGALDLNNQLLAPGGKGMWGSWGKGSSGGSGAKPASGDQDSGRPATSTLNRFSALQQSGSLMSADSDRRVPQRSSSSRERGGDRDRSDRDRYDRFDRGMGRDDRGSRNQITKRSFSRETEERGGRGGDSRASNEPVRRVASMTDDRDRGSRDRGSRDRGSRDRGAWERGPSKDLPVKRESAPTPPPVSKPALSEEELEKKAHAIIEEYLHINDMKEALQCVTELNSTSLLFVFVRSGVDSTLERSAAARERMGLLLCELVKAGTLSPAQFYKGLQETLEVAEDMAIDIPHIWLYLAELIAPMLHEGGIPMAVLFRELSKPLLPLEKAGVLLVQILKLLCKGMTPKKVGAMWSDAGLSWTEFLPKDEDVSKFVAAQNVEFTTGEEESKGPVKKKVLSGEELSKQLDRLLQDKANNQRIRDWVEANLEEQQVASNQFVRALMTSVCQSSIICDNPYKVDAQQIKQRASLLQPYLCDEEKELQALYALQALMVHMEQPANLLRMFFDALYDEDVIKEDAFYKWETSKDPAEQTGKGVALKSVTAFFTWLREAEEESDKE; encoded by the exons ATGAACAAACCACCTCAGCCTATCACGGGACCCACCTCTGTCCCAAACCCTGCCCCCTCCCCTGGATTGACCCAG GCCGCATACGGACCTGGACAGCCCCCGTCTCTTGTCTTCGccactcctcctccaccacagatGAATTCTGCACCGCAGCCAAGACAG TTTGCTGCTGGCCCCCGTACTTTACACCAACAG GGTGGATACAGAGCCTTGCAG GGTTACTATCCAAGCCGCCCCACAATGCCCACGAGCGCAACAAGAGTACAGACGAGTAGCGGCCCTCGAGCTGTTGGACCCACTCATGTCTACCCTTCAAGCtcccagatgatgatgatatcaCAGCAGCCGCACCCTTTCTCTGGCCCACCACAAAGCTACTTCATTTCCCCG TACCGGCCGCCGTACATGGCACCAACGCAACAATATCCGGTCACCAGCGGGACTGCTGGCTTCTATCCTGGAACCAGCCCAGCCGAATACCAACCATATG AGCCCTCTCTTGCTGCGAGGGAGAGGCGGGGTGgtggggggagaggaggaggccgTGAGAACGGCCGCCTCGCTCTCCACGGAGCTCCTCTCACCTCCCAGCGCTACCCCG GGCCGTACTATCCGACCCAGCCACCGTTCTCTCCTTCAGTCCAGCCCACCCCGGCCATGATCAACCCAGgccagcaacagcagcaagcTCCGCCTCCTCAGCAGCCACCGGCTCAGCCACAAGGCCCACCAAAGAGGGAACGCAAACCG ATCACAATACGAGACCCCAACCAGGGCGGGCGTGACATCACAGATGAGATAATGTCAGGTGGACTGTCCAGTTCGACACCAACTCCCCCACAG ACATCCATAATTGATGCGAGTCTTCCACAAACAAACGGTGAAGTTATCCAGTCTGTCACCATAGCGACAAGCAGAG ACGACAGTGAGGAATCATCTGCAAGCATTGAAACCCCACCGCCACCTGCTTTGGCAAACCCACAGCCTCTGCCTGAAGCCAAGGAAGATAACTGCCAGGAGACGATGCCTGCAGACATAGTACAATCTGATGACCCTCCTCCGTCCACAGAGGTTCTGCCTGTGACAGTTAAGGAGCCGGAGTTGGCTGTTTCTATAGCCCCCACTGAGGTCGCATCAACGGCACCTCCTGATGTGGCCGTCGATCCAGTAGGTGTCGAACTCGGAGACACAGTCGATGCACCTGTTGCACCCTCAGCTACCGAGGTGAAATCAGAAGAGCTACAAAATGACACCGTCACAGCCGAAAAGGCAACAGAGGAAAAAGtagaaaacacagaaaagagAGAAGCAGTCAAGCCAGAGCCCATTGCAGTCGAAGAGCCTGAAGCCGAGGCCGCCACAACAGTTAGTCCTGCGAGTGCGACGCAGGACACAACGCCAACCGAAACCGAGTCTGAGCGTGCAGTTGAGGAGCCAGCTCCACTGACCCAGAACGCTTCTAGTGAACCTGAACCAGAACCAACTGTACCAGCCGAGACTCCTCTCTCCAACGGTATTCCTCAGGATCCGGAGTCCGAGGACCTGGCACTCAGTCACACCACACCTGTCGACAAGCCAGTCTCATCACAATCTCAGGAATCTACACCTGTCACTAAAACAGCCCCTCTAGTccaggaggagaaggtggagaaaaaacagaatcacacCGAGGGAAACAAGAAGGGTGAGCATGTCCCTCCTGCCACTGCTACCTCCTCCACACAAGAATCTACTATGCAAG CTGCTACATCTGTGCCAAAGAAGAGGAGAAACATGAAAGAGATCAACAAAAAAGAGGCCATAGGAGACCTCTTGGATGCCTTCACAGAG GAACCAGAAGCCAAGCCAGTCCCTGAACCTTTACCAGCTCAGCCTGATCCTGTACCTGTTGCTCCAGCTGAACCTCCTGCTGAGGTGGCTGATGAGACctgggaggagaaagaggacaAGCTGAATGCAGAGCCCGAGAAGAGCAAACCCTCGGCCGATTCGAATGACAAGAAATATGACTATAAAGAAG AGCAGTGGAAGCCCATTAACACTGAAGATAAGAAGCGGTACGACCGGGACTTCCTCCTCGGCTTCCAGTTCAGTAGCGCCAGTATGAATAAGCCAGAAGGCCTGCCAGTCATCAGTGATGTGGTTTTGGACAAG ATAAACAAGACGCCGCTTCGACCTGTCGACCCAACTCGGCTCATAAACATGGGTCCTGATTTCACCCCTTCATTTTTGGGAAATCTTGGGAGCAGATCGGGGACTGGACCACGAGGACCT CCTCCTGGCCCACGGCGCTCTCAGCAGGGTCAGCGCAAGGAGCCGAGGAAAATCATCAGCAGCATGTCTCTCAGTGATGATGTCCAGCTTAAGAAGGCAGAGAACGCTTGGAAGCCCACGGTGAAGAAGCCACGGGGGCGCGGAGAagatggggaggaagaggaCCCCAATGCTGCCAAAACTCAGGAAGTGTTCAAACGCCTGCGCAGTATCCTCAACAAACTCACGCCGCAGAAGTTCCAGGATCTCATGAAGCAAGTGTCCGACCTGCCCATAGACACAGAGGAGAGGCTGAAGGGAGCAATAGACCTAATCTTTGAAAAAGCCATCTCAGAACCCAACTTCTCCGTGGCCTATGCCAACATGTGCCGCTGTCTTTTGGGG CTCAAAGTCCCAAATGTAGATGCACCAGGAGAGTTTGTGAACTTCCGCAAGCTCCTCCTCAACCGCTGCCAGAAAGAGTTTGAGAAGGATCAAGATGACGACGAGATATTTGAGCTCAAGATGAAGGAGATGGAGGCAGCCAAAGAC GACGAGGAGCGCGAGCGCCTGAGGGTGGAGCTTGAGGACGCCAGGGACAAGGCTCGACGTCGGTCATTGGGAAACATCAAGTTTATTGGAGAGCTCTTCAAGCTAAAGATGCTAACAGAGCCTATCATGCACGACTGTGTGGTCAAACTACTGAAGAATCACGACGAGGAGTCGCTAGAATGTCTATGCAGGCTTCTGTCCACAATTGGCAAGGACCTGGACTTCGAGAAGGCCAAG CCTCGAATGGATCAATATTTCAACCAGATGGACAAGATCATCAAAGAGAGGAAAACCTCATCGAGAATTCGGTTCATGCTGCAGGATGTCTTGGACCTAAGAAAA AGTAACTGGGTGCCCCGGAGAGCCGACCAGGGCCCCAAAACCATCGACCAGATTCACAAGGAGGCCGAAATGGAAGAGCACAGAGAGCAGATTAAAGTCCAGCAGGCGATGCTGTCCAGAGGTGGCGGAGGTGGGGGTGAACGAGGaggtggcggcggcggtggcggaggaggtggcagGATGGATAGAAACATGGGGGGCAGAGGACCCCACTCACAGGGAGGTCAGAGAAGCCAGCCCCAAGATGAGGGCTGGAACACTGTACCCATCTCCAAGAACAGACCCATCGACACCACCCGCCTTAGCAAGATCACAAAG CCTGGtgctttggacttgaacaatcaGCTTTTGGCTCCTGGAGGTAAAGGCATGTGGGGCAGTTGGGGCAAAGGAAGCAGTGGAGGTTCAGGAGCTAAACCAGCTAGTGGAGATCAAG ACTCCGGCCGTCCTGCGACAAGCACGCTCAACCGCTTCTCTGCCCTCCAGCAGTCGGGCTCTCTGATGTCAGCAGACTCTGACCGCAGAGTACCCCAGAGGTCCAGCTCCAGCCGTGAGCGCGGCGGGGACAGAGACCGGTCCGACCGGGACCGCTACGACCGGTTCGACCGCGGGATGGGCCGCGACGACCGAGGCAGCCGTAACCAAATCACCAAGAGAAGCTtcagcagagagacagaggagcgCGGCGGCAGGGGCGGAGACAGCCGGGCCTCCAACGAACCTGTGCGCCGCGTCGCCAGCATGACCGACGACCGAGACCGGGGCAGTCGGGACAGAGGCAGTCGGGACCGGGGGAGCAGAGACAGGGGAGCCTGGGAGAGGGGCCCCAGCAAGGACCTTCCAG tCAAACGCGAGAGTGCACCGACTCCTCCTCCGGTTTCTAAACCTGCTCTATCTGAAGAGGAGTTGGAGAAGAAAGCCCACGCCATCATCGAGGAGTACCTGCACATAAACGACATGAAG GAGGCCTTGCAGTGCGTGACAGAGCTCAACAGCACCTCCCTGCTCTTCGTGTTTGTGCGGAGCGGCGTGGACTCCACGCTGGAGCGCAGCGCCGCGGCCCGTGAGCGCATGgggctgctgctgtgtgagcTGGTGAAGGCTGGAACGCTGAGCCCCGCACAGTTCTACAAAGG GCTACAGGAAACCCTTGAAGTGGCCGAAGACATGGCCATCGACATCCCTCACATCTGGCTCTACCTTGCGGAGCTCATCGCCCCCATGCTCCATGAGGGAGGTATCCCCATGGCAGTGCTCTTCAG GGAGCTCTCGAAGCCTCTGTTGCCTCTGGAGAAAGCTGGTGTGCTGCTGGTTCAAATCCTCAAGTTGCTCTGCAAAGGGATG ACTCCTAAAAAGGTGGGCGCCATGTGGAGCGACGCCGGGCTGAGCTGGACGGAGTTCCTGCCCAAGGACGAAGACGTGAGCAAGTTCGTCGCTGCTCAG AATGTGGAGTTCACGACAGGAGAGGAGGAATCCAAGGGGCCCGTGAAGAAGAAGGTTCTGAGCGGAGAGGAGCTCAGCAAGCAGCTGGACAGACTCCTGCAGGACAAGGCCAACAACCAGCGCATCAGAGACTGGGTGGAG GCcaacctggaggagcagcaagTGGCTTCCAACCAGTTTGTCCGAGCCTTGATGACGTCCGTGTGTCAGTCTTCTATCATAT GTGATAACCCGTACAAGGTGGACGCCCAGCAGATCAAGCAGAGAGCCAGTCTGCTGCAGCCGTATCTGTGTGACgaggagaaggagctgcaggctcTCTACGCTCTCCAGGCTCTGATGGTACACATGGAGCAGCCTGCAA ATCTGCTGCGGATGTTTTTCGACGCCCTGTACGACGAGGACGTGATCAAAGAGGATGCCTTCTACAAGTGGGAAACCAGCAAAGACCCGGCGGAACAGACCGGCAAAGGTGTGGCCTTGAAATCAGTGACGGCCTTCTTCACTTGGCTCCgtgaggcggaggaggagtCCGACAAGGAGTGA